A genomic segment from Sulfitobacter mediterraneus encodes:
- a CDS encoding response regulator, which yields MDTTDPFTATIPAPTAARPLLGLTVLVVEDSRFACEALRLLCLRSGARIRRADCLRSARRHLRVYRPSVIIIDLGLPDGSGLDLIEELSHGQPAIVGILAMSGDPDLEKAALSKGAHGFMSKPIVALAPFQEKVLSLLPPEQRPKGPRRIDPTTVEPDRIAYRDDIAHVADILEDAPTDHTLDYVAQFLEGVAHAAGDDGLADAAKMLARQRALGHAAASDTARIAGLIQSRLADRVAI from the coding sequence ATGGATACCACGGACCCGTTTACCGCGACGATCCCCGCGCCCACGGCGGCGCGGCCACTGCTGGGGCTGACTGTCCTTGTGGTGGAGGACAGCCGCTTTGCCTGTGAGGCATTGCGCCTGTTGTGTTTGCGGTCCGGGGCGCGGATCAGACGGGCGGATTGCCTACGCTCTGCCCGGCGGCATCTGCGGGTGTACCGTCCGTCCGTCATTATCATTGATCTGGGCCTGCCCGATGGCAGTGGATTGGACCTGATTGAAGAACTTTCCCATGGCCAACCTGCGATTGTCGGTATCTTGGCAATGTCGGGCGATCCCGATCTGGAAAAGGCGGCACTGTCCAAGGGTGCGCATGGGTTCATGTCGAAACCCATTGTGGCGCTGGCCCCGTTTCAGGAAAAAGTCCTGTCTCTCTTGCCGCCCGAGCAGCGCCCAAAAGGGCCACGGCGCATTGATCCGACCACAGTTGAACCGGACAGGATTGCCTACCGCGATGATATCGCCCATGTCGCCGACATTCTTGAGGACGCCCCAACCGATCACACACTGGATTATGTCGCGCAATTTTTGGAGGGTGTCGCGCATGCCGCAGGCGACGATGGTTTGGCCGATGCGGCCAAAATGCTGGCCCGCCAGCGGGCACTGGGTCATGCGGCGGCCTCAGACACCGCACGAATTGCCGGTCTGATCCAATCGCGGCTGGCAGACCGGGTCGCGATCTAG
- a CDS encoding hemerythrin domain-containing protein, which produces MPSIYDAIKSDHDAHRDLLNALEQTSGDTAERREAWDSFYRDVKSHAAAEEETFYSKLISETWGQDSARHSVHEHQQLDDLMEELNEMDMSSPGWLTKFKTLKHDYEHHIDEEENEVFTRARETIGEEHNEAFGQRFEERKKEERGLIEKKREDSLED; this is translated from the coding sequence ATGCCATCGATTTATGACGCCATCAAATCCGACCATGACGCGCACCGCGACCTGCTGAATGCTTTGGAACAGACCAGCGGCGATACTGCGGAACGCCGTGAAGCATGGGACAGTTTTTACCGTGATGTGAAATCACATGCCGCCGCAGAGGAAGAGACATTTTATTCCAAACTTATCTCGGAAACCTGGGGGCAGGATTCGGCCCGCCATTCGGTACACGAGCATCAGCAGCTGGACGATCTGATGGAAGAGCTAAACGAGATGGACATGTCGTCCCCCGGTTGGCTCACCAAGTTCAAGACGCTCAAGCATGACTATGAGCATCACATCGACGAAGAAGAGAACGAAGTGTTCACCCGCGCCCGAGAGACCATCGGCGAGGAACACAATGAAGCATTCGGCCAGCGTTTTGAGGAGCGCAAGAAAGAAGAACGCGGATTGATCGAGAAAAAGCGTGAAGACAGTCTGGAAGACTGA
- a CDS encoding DUF1501 domain-containing protein, translated as MNHAPLTRRQMLARSGWIGCSLAASPLWTPLSLANAPWQGRLVVIILRGGMDGLDVVRPTGDPAFAALRPTLAKGDAPLDLDGYFAMHPALKDLMPLWHREELGFVHAVSTPYRDKRSHFDGQDLLEAGTQDLGGAGRDGWLNRLMQHLPQIEAETAYGIGQGTLNLLAGTAPVANWTPEAALDLSPQVLRLAEQIMQSDPQMHAALIEAQMLSDGRPGAVSTKKGPAHIQVARFAADRLRGPARIAAFSLNGWDTHRAQARMLPRSLGQLSDVITTLKQDLGAAIWSQTAVVALTEFGRTARENGTGGTDHGTAGLMMMAGGAIRGGRVFGRWPGLGEQALYQGRDLMPTDDVRAPVAWIMRGMTGLPISTLQDKVFPGLEMGADPKVVR; from the coding sequence ATGAACCATGCACCCCTTACCCGCAGACAAATGTTGGCCCGCAGCGGTTGGATCGGCTGTTCACTGGCGGCCAGTCCGCTTTGGACCCCGCTTAGTCTGGCCAATGCCCCGTGGCAGGGGCGCTTGGTGGTGATCATCCTGCGCGGCGGTATGGACGGGCTGGATGTCGTGCGGCCCACCGGCGATCCGGCCTTTGCCGCGCTACGCCCGACTTTGGCCAAGGGCGATGCCCCGCTGGACCTGGACGGGTACTTTGCGATGCACCCCGCGTTGAAGGATCTCATGCCGCTTTGGCACCGCGAAGAATTGGGGTTTGTACACGCGGTTTCCACCCCATACCGAGACAAGCGCAGCCACTTTGATGGACAGGATTTGCTTGAGGCCGGCACTCAGGATCTGGGCGGGGCAGGGCGTGACGGCTGGCTGAACCGATTGATGCAGCATCTGCCGCAGATCGAGGCCGAGACAGCATATGGCATCGGGCAAGGCACCTTGAACCTGTTGGCCGGGACAGCGCCGGTGGCCAATTGGACGCCCGAAGCGGCGCTGGACCTGAGCCCACAGGTGCTGCGTCTGGCCGAACAGATCATGCAAAGCGACCCGCAAATGCATGCGGCCCTGATAGAGGCTCAAATGCTCTCGGATGGTCGGCCCGGGGCAGTATCAACCAAAAAGGGGCCAGCACATATCCAGGTCGCCCGATTTGCGGCGGACCGGCTGCGCGGCCCGGCTCGCATCGCCGCGTTTTCACTCAATGGCTGGGACACCCACCGTGCCCAAGCCCGTATGCTGCCGCGCAGCTTAGGACAATTGTCGGATGTTATCACCACTTTGAAACAAGACCTTGGCGCGGCGATCTGGTCTCAAACCGCAGTGGTCGCGCTCACGGAATTTGGCCGGACCGCCCGCGAAAACGGCACTGGTGGCACGGATCATGGAACAGCAGGTCTGATGATGATGGCGGGCGGGGCTATTCGCGGCGGACGGGTGTTCGGGCGCTGGCCGGGGCTGGGGGAACAGGCGCTGTATCAGGGGCGCGATCTGATGCCGACGGATGACGTGCGGGCGCCCGTGGCCTGGATCATGCGCGGCATGACTGGCCTGCCGATATCAACCTTGCAAGATAAGGTGTTCCCCGGCCTCGAAATGGGGGCAGATCCGAAGGTGGTGCGATAA
- the msrP gene encoding protein-methionine-sulfoxide reductase catalytic subunit MsrP, whose translation MANRWTNTLKDRDCTPEHAFLNRRQWMAGAAAGVGLAGLGIPAAASETLEPNSYDDITQYNNYYEFGTGKGDPARNAHTLTTAPWSVKIDGLVDNPGDYAFEDILKAMTIEERIYRFRCVEAWSMVIPWNGFELADLLAMAGVQSGAKYVAFETALRPDEMPGVRFPVLDWPYVEGLRLDEAMHPLTIMATGIYGKDIPNQNGAPLRLVVPWKYGFKSIKSVVRITLTDKQPPTSWNKANAREYGFYSNVNPEVDHPRWSQASERPIGGGLFAKRKPTLMLNGYEEDVAALYAGMDMQKNF comes from the coding sequence ATGGCGAACCGCTGGACCAACACCCTGAAAGACCGCGATTGCACACCGGAGCACGCGTTTCTGAACCGGCGGCAATGGATGGCCGGAGCAGCGGCAGGTGTCGGATTGGCGGGCCTGGGCATTCCCGCCGCCGCGAGCGAAACACTTGAGCCCAACAGCTATGACGATATCACCCAATACAACAACTACTACGAGTTTGGCACCGGCAAGGGCGATCCGGCCCGCAATGCCCACACGCTGACAACCGCGCCGTGGTCCGTCAAGATCGACGGGCTGGTGGACAATCCGGGCGACTATGCCTTTGAGGACATTCTCAAGGCGATGACCATCGAGGAACGCATTTACCGGTTTCGTTGTGTTGAGGCGTGGTCGATGGTCATTCCGTGGAACGGGTTTGAACTGGCCGATCTGTTGGCGATGGCGGGGGTTCAATCGGGCGCAAAATACGTCGCCTTCGAAACCGCGCTGCGCCCCGACGAAATGCCCGGCGTGCGTTTTCCCGTGCTTGATTGGCCATATGTGGAGGGTCTGCGTCTTGACGAGGCCATGCACCCGCTGACGATCATGGCGACAGGGATTTACGGCAAAGACATCCCAAATCAGAACGGTGCGCCCCTGCGCCTCGTGGTGCCGTGGAAATATGGGTTCAAATCAATCAAATCCGTTGTCCGCATCACCCTGACAGACAAACAGCCGCCAACCAGCTGGAACAAAGCGAATGCGCGTGAATACGGGTTTTACAGCAATGTGAACCCGGAGGTGGATCATCCACGCTGGTCACAGGCCAGCGAACGGCCCATCGGCGGTGGATTGTTTGCCAAGCGCAAACCGACATTGATGTTGAACGGGTATGAAGAAGACGTGGCTGCGCTTTACGCCGGGATGGACATGCAAAAGAACTTTTAA
- the msrQ gene encoding protein-methionine-sulfoxide reductase heme-binding subunit MsrQ: MTVNKAQQIINAAARKIPSWVLYILCLLWLPWLVYLAQTGGLGREPIKGLEHALGEFALKLLVIGLAITPLRRHLGINLIKFRRAFGLLAFIYVTLHLAVWVVLDMSLLWGQMWADVWKRPYITIGMAGFLCLLPLAMTSNNWSVRKMGPNWRKLHKLTYLAILLGAVHFIWLVKGIQLEPLIYMAVILLLLALRIKSRTTAKVR, encoded by the coding sequence ATGACAGTGAATAAGGCCCAACAAATTATAAACGCTGCCGCCCGCAAGATCCCTAGTTGGGTTCTCTATATACTATGTCTGCTCTGGCTGCCTTGGCTTGTCTATCTGGCGCAAACTGGCGGGTTGGGCCGGGAACCCATAAAGGGGCTGGAACATGCGCTGGGTGAATTTGCGCTCAAACTCTTGGTTATTGGCTTGGCCATCACGCCGCTGCGCCGGCATCTGGGCATCAACTTGATCAAGTTCCGGCGGGCTTTCGGGCTGTTGGCCTTTATCTATGTCACCCTGCATCTCGCGGTTTGGGTGGTTTTGGATATGAGCCTGCTGTGGGGGCAGATGTGGGCCGATGTCTGGAAGCGCCCCTATATTACGATCGGCATGGCCGGGTTCCTGTGTCTGCTTCCCCTGGCGATGACCTCGAACAACTGGTCCGTCCGCAAGATGGGTCCAAACTGGCGCAAGCTGCACAAACTGACCTATCTGGCAATATTGTTAGGTGCCGTTCACTTTATCTGGCTGGTCAAAGGCATCCAGCTGGAGCCGCTCATCTACATGGCTGTGATCCTTTTGCTGCTGGCCCTGCGGATCAAGTCCCGCACAACCGCCAAGGTGCGCTAA
- the aspS gene encoding aspartate--tRNA ligase — translation MHAYRSHTCADLNIENKGDAVRLSGWVHRVRDHGGVLFIDLRDHYGMTQVLCDPDSPAFAELEKVRSEWCIRVDGVVKARDESLINPKLSTGEIEVYIREVEVLGAADELPLMVFGDQEYPEETRLRYRYLDLRREKMQQNMILRSDVVSSIRRRMWDQKFKEFQTPIITASSPEGARDFLVPSRLHPGKFYALPQAPQQFKQLLMVSGFDKYFQIAPCFRDEDPRADRSPTDFYQLDLEMSFVTQQDVFDTIQPVIAGVFEEFGGGRKVDETWEQISYKDAALWYGSDKPDLRNPIKMQVVSEHFAGSGFAIFAKLLEQDGTEIRAIPAPTGGSRKFCDRMNAFAQKEGLPGMGYIFWREKTADAVAQELGITVKEAQAKLKSGEVEGGMEAAGPLAKNIGPERTEAIRQQLGLDVGDAAFFLGGKPKAFEGVAGRARNVIGEELGLTDKNRFAFAWIVDFPIYEKDEETGKIDFEHNPFSMPQGGMEALQGDPLEVLGYQYDLACNGYELVSGAIRNHRPEIMFKAFEIAGYGEEEVRKRFGGMVNAFQYGAPPHGGCAAGIDRIVMLLADEQNIREVILFPMNQRAEDLMMNAPSDPTSDQLMDLGLRVIPQE, via the coding sequence ATGCATGCCTATCGCAGCCATACCTGTGCTGATCTGAACATTGAAAACAAAGGCGACGCCGTGCGCCTTTCCGGTTGGGTCCACCGTGTCCGCGACCATGGTGGCGTTCTGTTCATTGATCTGCGTGACCACTATGGCATGACCCAGGTTCTGTGCGATCCGGACAGCCCGGCCTTTGCCGAGTTGGAGAAGGTCCGTTCTGAATGGTGCATCCGCGTGGATGGTGTGGTGAAGGCGCGGGACGAAAGCCTGATCAACCCCAAATTGTCCACCGGCGAAATCGAGGTGTACATTCGCGAGGTCGAAGTGCTGGGCGCGGCGGATGAGCTGCCCTTGATGGTATTTGGCGATCAGGAATATCCCGAAGAAACCCGCCTGCGTTATCGCTATCTCGACTTGCGTCGTGAGAAGATGCAGCAAAATATGATCCTGCGCTCTGATGTGGTCAGTTCGATCCGTCGCCGCATGTGGGACCAGAAGTTCAAAGAATTCCAAACCCCGATTATCACTGCATCAAGCCCCGAAGGCGCCCGCGATTTCCTCGTGCCGTCGCGTCTGCATCCGGGCAAGTTCTACGCTCTGCCACAAGCCCCGCAGCAGTTCAAACAGCTGTTGATGGTGTCCGGCTTTGACAAGTATTTCCAGATCGCGCCGTGCTTCCGCGACGAAGATCCACGTGCCGATCGTTCGCCCACCGATTTTTACCAGTTGGACCTCGAAATGTCTTTTGTGACCCAGCAGGATGTATTCGACACCATCCAGCCGGTGATCGCAGGGGTGTTTGAAGAATTCGGCGGTGGCCGCAAGGTCGATGAGACATGGGAACAGATCTCCTATAAAGACGCCGCGCTTTGGTATGGCTCTGACAAACCCGACCTGCGCAACCCGATCAAGATGCAGGTCGTGAGCGAGCATTTCGCGGGCTCCGGTTTCGCGATCTTTGCCAAGCTGCTTGAGCAAGACGGCACCGAGATCCGCGCCATTCCGGCGCCCACGGGCGGCAGCCGCAAGTTCTGTGACCGGATGAACGCCTTTGCCCAGAAAGAGGGGCTGCCCGGCATGGGCTATATCTTCTGGCGCGAAAAAACCGCCGATGCTGTGGCGCAGGAACTGGGCATCACTGTGAAAGAGGCGCAGGCCAAGCTCAAATCCGGCGAAGTCGAGGGCGGCATGGAAGCGGCTGGCCCATTGGCCAAGAACATCGGCCCCGAACGCACCGAGGCGATCCGGCAGCAGCTGGGCCTTGATGTGGGCGACGCGGCGTTCTTCCTGGGCGGCAAGCCAAAAGCCTTTGAAGGTGTTGCGGGCCGCGCCCGGAACGTCATCGGCGAAGAGCTGGGCCTGACCGACAAAAACCGCTTTGCCTTTGCGTGGATTGTCGATTTCCCGATCTACGAAAAAGACGAAGAGACCGGCAAGATCGATTTTGAACACAACCCTTTCTCCATGCCGCAAGGCGGGATGGAAGCGTTGCAGGGCGATCCGCTTGAGGTGCTGGGCTATCAATACGATCTGGCCTGTAACGGTTATGAACTGGTGTCCGGTGCGATCCGGAACCATCGCCCGGAGATTATGTTCAAGGCCTTTGAAATCGCCGGTTATGGCGAAGAAGAAGTGCGCAAGCGGTTTGGCGGGATGGTCAATGCCTTCCAATACGGCGCCCCGCCGCACGGTGGTTGCGCGGCCGGCATTGACCGGATTGTGATGCTGCTGGCGGATGAGCAGAACATCCGCGAGGTCATCCTCTTCCCGATGAACCAGCGAGCCGAAGATCTGATGATGAACGCGCCATCCGATCCGACATCGGATCAGTTGATGGATCTGGGTCTGCGGGTCATTCCGCAGGAATAA
- a CDS encoding DUF1800 domain-containing protein, translating to MPFTPELAERRFGYGLSPQIAAPPSVADMLTGLRGPDVMAQTYPIPGFRYIQDQIVLVSRFSKFARKNPQTEAGAAAGEKAKTARRALFHDRQRWVVSTLQRRIDTPHAFRERLIAFWADHFTARGKSGLLRAAAPAYAEEAVRPHIGGRFADLLFACVTHPLMLHYLDQNTSAGPNSRAARRPDRRRGLNENLAREVLELHTLGVAGPYNQSDVREFAKLLTGLAGTRDHSFKFRRNMAEPGAETVLGRTYGGAPGLAPIRAVLFDLALHPATAAHIARKLAVHFVSDQPAPDLIRDLEETYLSGGGDLMQCYETLLHHPASWTNDAPNIRPPDEFVSAALRALAVAPEMMQSLIPAQIKRLMTTPMRLMGQPWHQPASPDGWPEDDSAWITPQGMAARLEWAVNTPARLRPDLPDPREFVQDVLGPIPPADVVFAARAAETRADAVGLVLCAPAFQRR from the coding sequence GTGCCCTTCACTCCCGAATTGGCGGAACGGCGGTTTGGCTATGGGCTGTCCCCTCAAATCGCGGCGCCGCCCTCTGTGGCGGATATGCTCACCGGCCTGCGCGGGCCGGATGTTATGGCACAGACCTATCCGATCCCCGGTTTCAGGTACATTCAGGACCAAATTGTCCTTGTCAGCCGGTTTTCTAAATTCGCCCGCAAGAACCCCCAAACCGAGGCGGGAGCGGCGGCCGGGGAAAAAGCCAAGACTGCGCGTCGCGCTCTGTTTCATGACCGCCAGCGTTGGGTGGTTTCGACCCTGCAAAGGCGCATCGACACACCACATGCCTTTCGGGAACGGCTGATTGCCTTTTGGGCCGATCATTTCACCGCCCGGGGCAAAAGCGGGTTGCTGCGGGCAGCGGCGCCCGCCTATGCCGAGGAGGCCGTCCGCCCCCATATAGGCGGCAGATTTGCCGATCTATTGTTCGCCTGCGTCACCCATCCGCTGATGCTGCATTATCTGGATCAAAACACCTCTGCCGGTCCAAACAGCCGGGCGGCGCGGCGGCCGGACAGACGGCGCGGGTTGAACGAAAACCTCGCGCGGGAGGTGCTGGAGCTGCACACATTGGGGGTGGCCGGCCCCTATAATCAGTCCGATGTGCGTGAATTCGCCAAACTGCTGACCGGGCTGGCGGGCACACGCGACCACAGCTTCAAGTTCCGCCGCAACATGGCAGAACCGGGGGCGGAGACTGTTCTGGGCCGCACCTATGGCGGTGCTCCGGGGCTTGCACCAATCCGTGCTGTGCTGTTTGATCTTGCGCTACATCCGGCCACTGCCGCGCATATCGCGCGCAAATTGGCGGTACATTTTGTCTCTGATCAACCCGCGCCGGATCTGATCCGCGATCTTGAAGAAACCTACCTCAGCGGAGGCGGTGATCTCATGCAATGCTACGAAACTTTGCTGCACCATCCTGCGTCGTGGACCAACGACGCGCCAAACATTCGGCCACCGGATGAGTTTGTCAGCGCCGCGTTACGCGCCTTGGCGGTGGCACCCGAGATGATGCAGTCTTTAATACCCGCCCAGATCAAGCGACTTATGACCACGCCAATGCGGTTGATGGGGCAGCCGTGGCACCAGCCGGCAAGTCCGGACGGCTGGCCGGAGGATGATAGCGCGTGGATCACACCACAGGGTATGGCGGCGCGGTTGGAGTGGGCGGTGAACACTCCGGCGCGGCTGCGGCCCGATCTACCCGATCCCCGCGAGTTCGTGCAGGATGTTTTGGGACCGATCCCGCCCGCGGATGTGGTGTTTGCCGCGCGCGCCGCGGAAACCCGCGCAGATGCAGTTGGTCTGGTACTCTGCGCCCCGGCATTTCAGAGGCGGTGA
- a CDS encoding PepSY-associated TM helix domain-containing protein, with product MTTLTTNAPQDASANKFYFAAWRLHFYAGLFVIPFLAVLAVTGMAMLWIAWIDGRDGERTAVTPQEVIAPLSEQAAAAVTAIPKGTLKQYVAPRRADVAALFRVDHDGEATMVAVDPYTAKVIDTFPRRSGWYDFVDGIHSDLMLGVTGDRMLETAASLALVLVATGLYMWWPRDAGWRKALVPSLSRGRSLWKSWHGVIGIWLSLFLVFFLISGLAWAGIWGGKFVQAWSQFPAEKWDAVPLSDDTHANMNHARREVPWALELTPMPASGSTAGIDGITAPAVTLDSVDAFARKIGFNARYQMNLPNGDTGVWTLSRDSMSTDSTDPMSDRTVHIDQYTGKILADVRFADYSLAGKAMAVGIALHMGTLGLWSVLANTAVCLAVLFLCVSSLVLWWKRRPVGASRLAAPPLPKEMPLWQGAALVGIGVSMAFPMAGIAFLSVLAVDSLILSRLPGLRRALT from the coding sequence ATGACGACCCTAACAACAAATGCGCCGCAGGATGCGAGCGCAAACAAATTCTATTTCGCCGCATGGCGCTTGCACTTCTATGCGGGTCTCTTTGTGATCCCGTTTCTTGCAGTGCTCGCGGTGACCGGCATGGCGATGCTGTGGATTGCATGGATTGATGGCCGCGATGGCGAACGCACCGCCGTCACCCCGCAAGAGGTGATCGCCCCCCTATCTGAACAGGCCGCCGCTGCCGTCACTGCGATACCCAAAGGTACGCTCAAGCAATATGTCGCCCCGCGTAGGGCTGATGTTGCGGCGTTGTTCCGGGTAGATCATGACGGCGAGGCGACAATGGTTGCCGTCGATCCCTACACCGCGAAAGTCATCGACACCTTTCCCCGCCGCAGTGGCTGGTACGACTTTGTCGATGGTATTCACAGCGATCTGATGTTGGGCGTGACCGGCGACCGGATGTTGGAGACCGCGGCATCGCTGGCCTTGGTGCTGGTGGCCACGGGCCTTTACATGTGGTGGCCGCGCGATGCGGGATGGCGCAAAGCCTTGGTGCCCAGCTTGTCACGCGGGCGGAGCCTTTGGAAATCTTGGCATGGTGTTATCGGGATCTGGCTCTCGTTGTTCTTGGTGTTCTTCCTGATCTCCGGTCTGGCTTGGGCTGGAATTTGGGGCGGCAAATTTGTGCAAGCCTGGAGCCAGTTCCCGGCGGAGAAATGGGATGCTGTGCCGTTGTCCGATGACACTCATGCCAATATGAACCACGCCCGCCGGGAAGTGCCTTGGGCGCTTGAGTTGACGCCGATGCCTGCCTCCGGCAGCACAGCAGGTATTGATGGGATCACCGCACCAGCCGTGACGCTGGACAGTGTCGATGCTTTCGCGCGTAAGATCGGCTTTAACGCCCGGTACCAAATGAACCTGCCCAACGGGGATACAGGTGTCTGGACCCTGAGCCGCGATTCAATGAGTACGGACAGCACCGATCCGATGTCTGACCGGACGGTTCACATCGACCAATATACCGGCAAGATCCTCGCTGATGTGCGTTTTGCCGATTATTCGCTGGCGGGCAAGGCGATGGCCGTGGGGATCGCGCTGCACATGGGCACGCTTGGTCTGTGGTCCGTATTGGCGAATACAGCGGTTTGCCTTGCTGTATTGTTCCTTTGTGTCAGCTCGCTTGTGCTGTGGTGGAAACGACGTCCCGTAGGTGCCAGCCGTCTGGCCGCGCCGCCGCTGCCCAAGGAAATGCCATTGTGGCAGGGTGCTGCGCTGGTTGGCATTGGCGTCTCCATGGCCTTTCCGATGGCGGGCATCGCATTTCTGAGCGTTCTGGCCGTCGACAGCCTGATCCTGTCCCGCCTGCCCGGCTTGCGCAGGGCGCTGACCTAA
- a CDS encoding HAD family hydrolase, translating into MATADYVLFDCDGVLVDSEPLTQAVLQQNFARHGLMIKTEDIGRLFVGGTMEGAMKSARVLGAELPDDWLMQIYAEIFAVLDAQCEVIPGVPDMLDQLDRAGVGYATCSNGPMEKMQVTLGRCGLWERFEGRIFSAHDCPAAKPAPDVYLKAAFHTRVAPARCTVIEDSATGAKAAQAAGMTCFGYHANADPEKLRPFCDVLFDDMADLPALLDLG; encoded by the coding sequence ATGGCGACAGCAGATTACGTTCTTTTTGATTGCGACGGTGTGTTGGTGGACAGTGAGCCGCTGACCCAAGCTGTTCTACAGCAGAACTTTGCCCGGCACGGTTTGATGATCAAGACCGAGGACATTGGCCGCTTGTTTGTCGGCGGCACAATGGAAGGCGCGATGAAAAGCGCCCGTGTGCTGGGCGCGGAATTGCCGGACGATTGGCTGATGCAAATATACGCAGAGATCTTCGCGGTTCTGGATGCACAATGCGAGGTGATCCCCGGCGTGCCTGATATGCTGGACCAACTGGATCGCGCCGGGGTTGGCTATGCGACCTGTTCCAACGGTCCGATGGAAAAGATGCAAGTCACCCTAGGCCGTTGCGGTCTGTGGGAGAGGTTTGAAGGGCGGATTTTTTCGGCCCATGATTGTCCAGCGGCCAAACCTGCCCCGGATGTTTATCTCAAGGCCGCGTTCCATACCCGCGTCGCGCCCGCCCGCTGCACTGTCATAGAGGACAGCGCCACCGGGGCCAAAGCCGCGCAAGCGGCAGGTATGACTTGTTTTGGCTATCATGCGAATGCCGATCCGGAAAAGCTGAGGCCGTTCTGCGATGTCCTTTTTGACGATATGGCGGATCTTCCCGCGCTTCTAGATCTGGGTTGA
- a CDS encoding GNAT family N-acetyltransferase translates to MTILTTPRLVLRPFDPSDAEDLFAVFGNPTAMRYWSTLPHASVADTARMIDRTLAGDPGSHAEFAIEHEGKVIGKVGLWQMPEIGYILHPDYWRRGFATEAVQAVIAHGFETLGLDRITADVDPDNAASLAMLTKLGFVITGQAKNTIEIGGKWFDSIYLELLARDR, encoded by the coding sequence ATGACCATTCTCACGACCCCGCGTCTTGTTCTGCGCCCGTTTGATCCTTCGGACGCGGAAGACTTGTTTGCAGTATTCGGCAACCCAACCGCCATGCGATATTGGAGCACGTTGCCCCATGCTTCGGTCGCGGATACGGCGCGGATGATTGATCGGACGCTGGCCGGCGATCCCGGCAGCCATGCCGAATTTGCGATCGAGCATGAGGGCAAGGTGATCGGAAAGGTTGGCCTTTGGCAAATGCCGGAAATCGGCTACATCCTGCATCCCGATTATTGGCGGCGCGGCTTCGCGACGGAGGCGGTGCAGGCGGTGATCGCCCATGGGTTCGAGACCCTCGGGCTTGACCGGATCACGGCAGATGTCGATCCTGATAACGCGGCCTCGCTCGCGATGCTGACAAAGCTGGGGTTTGTGATCACCGGACAGGCGAAAAACACCATCGAAATTGGCGGCAAATGGTTCGACAGTATCTACCTGGAATTGCTGGCGCGGGATCGGTGA
- a CDS encoding GNAT family N-acetyltransferase — protein sequence MSDPIHTDTILGTPVPNWTVPPRPDGAVLKGRYAELAPLSAEAHAALLFRAYQGQDHVWDYMPYGPFSSASQYHRWVRDHAGQPDPFFYAIRNLESGAWEGVASFLRVAPEMGSIEVGHINYSPALQRTRAATETMYLMMKWAFEAGYRRYEWKCNALNLGSRRAAQRLGFSYEGVFRQAAVIKGRNRDTAWFAAIDSEWPALKEAFEAWLSPANFDSAGQQLERLGDLTGLVRTASDPTL from the coding sequence ATGAGTGACCCAATACATACCGACACAATCCTTGGCACACCGGTTCCGAACTGGACAGTGCCGCCGCGCCCGGATGGCGCGGTTCTGAAAGGCCGATATGCCGAATTGGCCCCGCTGTCGGCAGAGGCTCATGCGGCCCTGCTCTTTCGCGCCTATCAAGGTCAGGATCACGTTTGGGATTATATGCCTTACGGTCCGTTTTCCTCGGCGTCACAATACCATCGCTGGGTGCGGGATCATGCAGGTCAGCCCGATCCGTTTTTCTACGCGATCCGCAACCTTGAAAGCGGTGCATGGGAAGGGGTGGCGAGTTTTCTGCGGGTCGCGCCGGAGATGGGCAGTATCGAAGTCGGGCATATCAACTACAGTCCCGCGTTGCAGCGTACGCGCGCTGCAACCGAAACGATGTATCTGATGATGAAATGGGCCTTTGAGGCCGGATACCGGCGCTACGAGTGGAAATGCAATGCGCTTAATCTTGGATCGCGCCGCGCTGCACAACGGCTGGGCTTCAGCTACGAAGGGGTGTTTCGTCAAGCCGCCGTCATCAAGGGCCGCAATCGCGACACCGCGTGGTTTGCTGCAATCGACAGCGAATGGCCCGCCTTGAAAGAAGCCTTTGAGGCATGGTTGTCCCCCGCCAACTTTGACAGCGCCGGACAGCAGTTGGAGCGTCTTGGCGATCTGACGGGTCTTGTGCGCACGGCCTCTGATCCGACCCTTTGA